The Methanobrevibacter sp. genome contains the following window.
CTTCAATCGCACCGAAAGCCCAGCATGCTCCCATTGAACCCTGGTTGAACACAGGGGAGGTGAAATTGTAGTCTCTCAAATCAAACCTTGAAGGCAGCTGGTCAAAGTGAATTGTGTTTTCCAAAATCTTATAGGACATCTGGCTTCCTTCAACATTGGTTTCTGTATGCTTGTTGTCAAGGGATTTCACGTCATTTGTGAAGTTGTTTTGATTATCGGTGTATTTTCTTATAAATTCCACGTAAAGGCTGCTTGCGTTTTGTGTAGGATTGTTGAAGTAGTTGTTGTTGAGCCTTAATGTTGCATCATATGCATAGATTGCGGCCCCTTCACTTGCATCGTTTCCTTCAAATCTGGTTGAGTTGACGGTAAGCACTCCCTGGCTGTAGTAGTATGCTCCGCCGTTGGAAAATCCTTTTGTTAAAGCGTGATTTGAAATGAATCTTGAATTCAGGATGTTTGCTCTTGTATATGATGAGTAAATTGCTCCTCCGTCATATACTGCACTGTTTGATGTGAAAGTGGAATTGTCAACTGTTAATGTACCTTCCAGATAAAGTATTGCACCACCGAATTCGGAAGAACAGTTTGTAAACTGTGTATTGTTTATGAGGATTTTTCCAAGGCTTAACACTTCATCCGCTGATGAGTCAACAAAGATAGCTCCTCCGTTTTTCTGTGAGGAAGTGTTTATGAAGCTGCAGCTGTCGATTGTAATAGGGCTTGAAAAGTCCTTGATTCCGATTGCACCTGCGGTAAGTGATGCATGAAGGTTGATGAAGTTGGAGTTTCTGATTTCACCTTTTCCCTTAAGGACATATACTGCAGGGGCATATTTTGAAGTGATGTCCTCAAAAGTGGTTTCGGCAATGTTCATCTGGCTGCTTCTGATATAAATAAGTCCCCAGTACAATTCTTTCGCTGATTTGAAAGATCCGTTTTCAAGTTTAAGGACACTGTTGTCGTCAATAAACATTGCAGCTCCTTCTTTTGCATAATTGTTTAGGAACTGGTCATTTTTACTTGTATATTTTGCATTGTAGGTGTAGACCGCTCCACCTCCGTCGCCTGCAATGTTATTTTCAAAAACACAGTTGTTTGTTGTTAAATTTGAATTTTTAACAAACAGTGATGATGAGTTTGCATTTTTGAAAACAAGATTGTTTAAGGTTACGTTTGAGTTTTCAATTTTAAAAATAGCTGATTTGCCGTCAGCATCAATTACATTGTCATTTCCGTTGATGACAATATTTCTATTTTTGATTTCTATTCCGCCGGTATAGTTGGCGTCATACTGTCCGTTGAATTTATAGCTGTCAGTAACATTAAATTCACCGGCATTTGAAATATCTTTGTTTAAATCCGTAAATGTTTTAACGTCAACTGTGGAGTTTGTTAAAACCGTGTCATCTCCACTTTCAGATGCAGAAACTGCAGAGATAGAAAGGATAAACAAAATCAGTAAAATTAAAGTTATCTTTTTAAATTTCATATTATCTCAATCCATGTTTTTTCAATATTTAAAATTATATTGTAAACGATATTTAAGAATTTGTTATTGATGTTATAAAAGGCATTCAGTCGTTTTCGGCTTTGGACTTTCAGATATTCATTTGAGGGTATTGGTGAACTAAAAAATAGTTTAAAAATAAGAAAATTAAGGGAAAATTCATCCCTTAAACGTATTTTTCCTTGCCTTTGGTTAAAACGACGGTGAATTTAGGTTTTGTTTTTGCAGCAGCTTTACTTATCACAAGTTTGGTGGTTGCAGAGCCTTTGTAGTTAGGGCTTGTTACTGTAAGCTTTACCTTATGGGTGCCTGCGGTGAACTTGTTGGTGATGATGTATATCATGCCGTGGCTTTTGGATTTCTTGTCGTATCCGCTCACCAGATTGAAGGTTTTGCATTTGCTTTTGGTATAAATCTGCACTTTAACCTTGACATTGTCAATCGGTTTTTTGGAGTTTGCTCCAACACCAATCATAAGCATGCTTGCCTCTGAATATTTGAATTTAGCTGAATAAAGCTTCAGGGTTTTAGGGTTAATCTTGATTGATGAGGAAACGCTTTTTGCTTCATAATTGCTGTTTGCACTGCTTATTACAACCTTGTGTGTTCCTTTGGCCAGATTGGTTGGTTTGTAGGAAGCTATTCCTTTGGAATTTGTTGTAACATAGGCGGTCTTGTATTTTGTCCCGGTATATATGTTGAGCTTGAGCTTTACTCCGCCGACTCCCTTGTTGTCATTGTCAACAATGCTGATTTTAAATGTGCTTCCGGAGTTATATGTTGTTGTAAGCTTTGTAGGTTTGATTGTAAGCTTTTTGACAGTGTATGTCACAAGAGTATTGACTTCCTTGATGTTGTCTCCTCCGATACTGAGGTAAACATTGTATTTTCCAGCCTTCAAGTCATTCATAGGAAAGCTTGCAATTCCCTTGCTGTTTGTATACATTGTGCCGTTAAGGTCAAACTCCTTAAAATAGAATCTTATTGCTTCGTCTGTAACTGGAAGTCCTGTTTTTGCATTTGTGAGTGTGACATCAACTGAAGACAATGTTTTGTATGAAATCACATCCGGTGAAGACATGTTGATTTCAGCCTGTTTAACAGTTAAAGTATAGCTGTTTGACGGGAGTTTAATGAGTTTGTTATCTGT
Protein-coding sequences here:
- a CDS encoding MBG domain-containing protein — its product is MYRKLTLALIFLIIAVCAVSAVSAADVNVTASDISEADNILESPIEEDICSEGQIDAKITPINTEIEYKSGSFSFKITDMNDTPIANSEMNLRIEGDSTAYYQNNAMTDENGIATFNYDDLYVINNKNNLSVLERIDAGEYTSILSTDNKLIKLPSNSYTLTVKQAEINMSSPDVISYKTLSSVDVTLTNAKTGLPVTDEAIRFYFKEFDLNGTMYTNSKGIASFPMNDLKAGKYNVYLSIGGDNIKEVNTLVTYTVKKLTIKPTKLTTTYNSGSTFKISIVDNDNKGVGGVKLKLNIYTGTKYKTAYVTTNSKGIASYKPTNLAKGTHKVVISSANSNYEAKSVSSSIKINPKTLKLYSAKFKYSEASMLMIGVGANSKKPIDNVKVKVQIYTKSKCKTFNLVSGYDKKSKSHGMIYIITNKFTAGTHKVKLTVTSPNYKGSATTKLVISKAAAKTKPKFTVVLTKGKEKYV